Part of the Chelmon rostratus isolate fCheRos1 chromosome 10, fCheRos1.pri, whole genome shotgun sequence genome is shown below.
CCGGTTGGCTGGGATTTGACTGCTTCCCTCCGAAGAGGTACTGAAATATATCTGTGAGAGAGATTCTGTAGCTGTCTGCAGAAGATGAAACTAAACAGTCCATGTCTTTGTCTTGCTTAGACGTGTGTCCATCAGCGTAATACTCTACTTTTTCTAATTCTCCGTCGTCTAAGGTTTGTAAAGTTTGGCCTTTCCATGTGTAGCTGAATGACTCCAGGGCATGCAGATTGTGCACGCTTACGTTTTTACAAATCTTTCTGAAGCATGTTTGAGAACTTCCAGCGAGGACCGGCTGAGAAATGTCACTAACAGTCGTCAACATCATGTTCTCAGTGTAGATGTCAGCACCTGGACTCACCGGGACAGGTTCACTCTCCCACATAACACCTCTTGAAGAGAATGAGCTTGATCCTACAGAGTTAGGACCGCTGGACGTGTCCTCATTGGTTTGTTCAGGCTTGGACTCATCCAGCTGAGTGAAAAAGCCTGAATCCGTCATAGTAAACACGTCAGCCTCCTCGATTTCTTGTAAGGGTGGGAGGGAGGTGGGTGGAGCAGCTCTGCTGATCATGCGTAAACCCAGAATATCATTTATTGTCAGCTTCTCCATCTCACTCCAGAAAGAAGACATAgtgaacactgaacattttgaaTCTGGTTCAGGTTCACATCCTGCTTTAGACACTGTGACGGTATGTTCTGCTTCAAGCACTAAATCACATTTTGAATCTGTTGCATCATTTGGTACAGACTGGCTTTTGGGTCCAGCTGTGCCATCTGCTTCCTTATGTTCTGCCAGTATTAGTGATGCTTTTTCTCCTTGAAGTCCAGAGTCATTCTGGCTGACAGATAAACAAGAGCTTCCTGACAGTGACATGCCAGACTCTGTGTCCAGAGTACAGCAGGATGATAATGGTTTAATATCTGAAGGACTCGTTAGTATGTCCTCAGACGTGGATGTTTTggtctctctctgacttttgCCTGTTAGAGTCATTTCTCCAGACAGAAAGGGGTTCCCACTATGAAAAGCCATTATTTGTGATCCTGCTAATTCAGCTCTCTCAGCCGTTGTGTTTTCCTCTGGCAAAACATCAAATTTGGATAATGTATGAAGCACCAGAGGATCATCTGTTTGCTCTACTGCAACATTTGCATCTAAACTGGAGGAACCTTTAGACAGACAGCATTTATCAGGCAGTGAATTGTTGGTATCTAGTGTTAATTTAGCACTGCCCACTTGAGTGGAAATCCCCTCTGAGAAAGAACAGGCTCTGGTTTTGAATTGCTTGGGTTTTGTGTTGTGAGCATCAGAACTGCTCATTCcatcagcagacagaggaaagtGAGTCTTTTCCAGTGAAGAGCTATATTGGTCTGTGTAGTGACAGTCAATTTCCAGCTGTTG
Proteins encoded:
- the perm1 gene encoding PGC-1 and ERR-induced regulator in muscle protein 1, whose product is MAFHSGNPFLSGEMTLTGKSQRETKTSTSEDILTSPSDIKPLSSCCTLDTESGMSLSGSSCLSVSQNDSGLQGEKASLILAEHKEADGTAGPKSQSVPNDATDSKCDLVLEAEHTVTVSKAGCEPEPDSKCSVFTMSSFWSEMEKLTINDILGLRMISRAAPPTSLPPLQEIEEADVFTMTDSGFFTQLDESKPEQTNEDTSSGPNSVGSSSFSSRGVMWESEPVPVSPGADIYTENMMLTTVSDISQPVLAGSSQTCFRKICKNVSVHNLHALESFSYTWKGQTLQTLDDGELEKVEYYADGHTSKQDKDMDCLVSSSADSYRISLTDIFQYLFGGKQSNPSQPAADNITTCYADGNSVPETYDHFFSEFDTESFFYPLITAEDRPKDELVPVFSYSRSANRNLQFPEAYEYFFASSSSDDSSVESDEDDDCGPVRVVNRFSRTSSASKISTDIYENFFTDSDLRENLFWRNTLSFRNMSFTQSPVQKKALSNPLVPVSQSGRSLRRTVHPLNALGNQDVMFSDPLLHHLEDRISRQLVQQPYRCEDLQTAVSNPRLDASLLPLRQSDMCLVCIAFASWVLKTANPQAGDAWKAVLLANVSALSAIRYLRKYVKMEAASSERKLRLAALSDS